The window GAAGATTGGATATCAGGATATAGACTGGGAAAGCTTTTAGTTATAGACGTAAATAATATGGATTTCGTCCACAACCCGGAAGATTTTTCTACCATTGTGGGTAAAATAGATCGGGAAATATTTGGCTTGTTCAACTAGTCCATTTTTCTGGCTAGCCAAGTACCTACTGATTTCAAGGTTTCTTTATTTGGTCGTAATAATAACTTATCAATGCGCTGCAGCTTTCCTCCTATCATAAGATTTTCATAGGCAGGAATTCTAATTAGTTTGTACCCTAATAACCTACTAACCAAATCATATTGTAAATCATTGTATGCATTTAGTTTCCAACCCGCAGCACCATTTCCAGAAAGATCCGGTGGAATTTCTGATTTACCAAAACATTTTGAGGCAATTGGTGGGCCATTCCAAACCCGATCCTGAGCCCCTGACAAAAGACATTCTCTTTCAAAAGTCCTACACATCCGCAAATAGCTCCCATGCCAAGAAAAACTGAAGGTCTCATAAACATCAGCTTTTAATGTTTTAAGCCGGTACCTGTTGAAATGATTAGCATCATCAAAAAGAAATAAAAACTTCCCAAATTTAAAGTCTAACTTCAATTGATTCAGCAAAGGAAAATCTCCGGTTCCTTTTAAATCATTGTACCCTTCAGAAAGCAACTCCTCTCCCTTCCCTTCAATCAAATTTCTTTTAAATGGAATATTGATAGCTGTTTCACAGCGAATCTCAATTTCTTCCAAGGCATTAACTAATTGATCAATTTTTTGTTGGTGCATCAGCTGACTCTATTTTTTTAAGGGTAAACCAGAAAATATGGAAAGACTACTCCTTTTCTATTCTTTCTTTTAAATTAGGTTTAGAACCCGGGAATGTGGTTTTAGTGGACATATCGTAACCAATCCACAGCATTATAGCCAAAAAAACGATCCCAAAAATGAGAAAAATCAATTTGTTTCTATTCATTTTTTCTCTGAATTTTATTTGCAAAACTAATCAAGTATTTGACAAAATAGTTCCCTCCAAACACATACTTTTTTGGCATTTATATTCGTTTACCGAATGAATATTACAGTTTAAATTGAAAGCCAAGGAATTTAAAATTTTAAGATCAAATAAATAATTTCTAATAATATGTGAAAATGTACCATTCCAGTCCTATTTTTGCATTTGGAATAATTTACCTATATTATTCATTGCATAGTTTCGACAACCACCACTTACAATAAAACCAATTTTATGTACAAACAGATCAAA of the Cyclobacterium marinum DSM 745 genome contains:
- a CDS encoding DUF7255 family protein → MHQQKIDQLVNALEEIEIRCETAINIPFKRNLIEGKGEELLSEGYNDLKGTGDFPLLNQLKLDFKFGKFLFLFDDANHFNRYRLKTLKADVYETFSFSWHGSYLRMCRTFERECLLSGAQDRVWNGPPIASKCFGKSEIPPDLSGNGAAGWKLNAYNDLQYDLVSRLLGYKLIRIPAYENLMIGGKLQRIDKLLLRPNKETLKSVGTWLARKMD